Genomic DNA from Lactococcus garvieae:
AGCCTACCTGAAGAAAACCGCCTCACACAACTTGAGATACGTCAACTCAATCCTTTTAGCCAAATTATGAGTTTGTTTCAGCTTCAAAAGTTAAGCCGCTTACTGATCGCTGGTATACTTTTATGGATTCCTAACGGAGCTTTACAGGCTATCATGTCCCAATTTTCTCTTGATAGTTTTGCTTGGCAACCTGTACTCATCGGTTTAGTTTTTTCTATAATGGGACTTCAAGATATCCTCACACAATCTTTTATTATGCCTTATTTGATTAAACGATTATCTGATTTTCGGATTATCCTTTTAGCTATAATTTCAGAACTTTTAGGGTATATTTTCATCGCTATCTCCGCTCTCAGTCTTAATCCACTCTTCTTTATCTTAGGTATTTTCATTTATGGCTTTGGTGATTCTCTCTTCTCACCCACTTTTAACGGCTATCTCTCTAAAGCTGTATCGGAGCAGCACCAAGGAAAAATTCAAGGTGGAAGTCAAGCCCTCCAAGCTCTTACTAGGATTATCGGCCCGTTAATCGGAGGGCAATTTTACAGCCTTTTCGGACCATCTTCTCCTGCTTTTATGGGAGCTTTCCTGTTAACTTTTTCCCTCTTTATCCTCAAAAAGAAAAGCCGCCAAAAATGACGGTTTTCTCTCTATTTCTTAAGGCTTCTCATAATCTGCGGGATTCTTTGGATATTGTCAAAAACCAACATCAAAATTACCGTTCTTATTGGTATCTGAATCAACAAAGGTATACGTGTGGCGAGTAATACCTTAAAAGGTGTTTGATACATTAACGAAAGCCAAAATGTATTGAGCAAGAGTGTCTGAAAAAACATTATCAGACTAACAATAGCTAAAATATACAGCCAATCCTTACTACGGGTAATATTAATCTTTTTATTGTAGAAAGCATAGCCATAAATAATACCAACTCCAACAGCGGTTATTGTCATCCCAGGTGACGATATACTTCCTCGAAAAAGAACGCCAAAGATATCGCCAAGGCCTAAAGCTAATCCAGCCCATAAGGGACCAACAAAGAAACCAATTAGCCCATCAGCTACAAAACCTGGCGACAGTTTCCAAAAGCTACTCCCGAAAGTAAAAGAGCGTAAGATGATGGAGAGTGCCAACAAAATCGCCAAAAAAACAAGCTGTATCAGTGACAGCTTCACAGTAAATCTTTTCATATAGTACCTCCCAAGGATCTGGTGAGTAACTGATTATATGAGAATCAGCGGATGCAAGCCTCTACCGCACTTGGAAATTCCAAGTTTCGTCTGTGAACGACATCCCATTTCACAGCACTTAACGCATTGGCCCTACTCTGTTTATATTTTTTACCTCTCTAGCTTACCATAAGCTTTGTTCAGATACTTCTCAGTTTAAAGGCTTTTCTTTTACATTGAGTTTTAGATGTTTACAGAAATTTCTGTACAGAAAAAGCCCTTTAGAAGTCCGATCTATTCTCACTTCTAAGGGGCTTTTAATCTTACAATTCTTTTTCTACATCAGCAATAGCAGCTTCAACAGCAGCTTTTTGATTGCTAATAAGGGATACACGCGCATCGATTTGCTTGATAGCCATTTCGATTGAACGTTTAAGTCCTGGGTTACTTAATTTTGGTTCAAAGAATGCTTTATACTCTTCAAATTTTTCTGAAGTTTTGAAGACGTTTCCTGGATAGATTACAAACTTATCGTAACTCATATCGCCACCTAGTTTTTCTGCAATCCAATCCCAGTTATCGCGCTCCCATGTCCAAGCTGCGTCTTGAGCAAAGTCTTTTGCTAAAAGATAGAACCAAGAGAAAGCAATATCCTGTGGTTTGACAACATCAGCATTTTTGAAATCCTCTAAAATACTTTGAATCACTGCTTCATCACGAATATTAGCAACAGCTGCCGCCAACTCACGTTTAAGCTCTTGAAGGCTTGTTTTCACATATGTATCCATATAAGACTCAGCAAGTTCAGCCGAATTCGTTGCTTTAATTTCGTTATTAAGAACAATTGGACGAATGTCTGCAGGTATTGTTGCTACATTCTCCTTATGAGCCGCAAAAATTTCACTGGCTTTTGCTACAGCTTCAGCATTCTCAGAGTAAAGAGTGCGAGAAAGTACTGTTCCACGTAGAGTTTCATCTCCAGCAGACTCTCCGGCCTTTTTCTCCCAACCTAAGCGTGCATAGTTCTTAGCAAAGACTTTACCAACGAGTGATTTGTATGATTTTTCCGTTTCTGACTCATCATCAATAAAGATATCCAACTCACCAAAGATTTGATTGAGGGCTTGATTAACAATATAACTTTCTTCATTGGCAAAGGCAGGAAGAATTTTTACAACGTCAGCATAACTGATAACTTCACCCTTAGCAAGATATTTACGATCTTGAAGGATTTGGAACTTGGTGATATCTTCTAAGTTTGCAAGGTTATCTAAGAGATTTTCTAAGAGCTCACCTTTATAGTCAATGATATAGTGTGCCGCATGAGCTTCATTGAGGAAAAGCGGTTGGCCAGCATTTTCAGCTTTAAGTGCTGCATAGCCGGGGATTTCAATTTTTTCTGTTGTTAAAGTATCTGGTAAACCTGTCCAGTTACTGTTCAATGGAATTTGCCATAAGCGGCCTTTGTCTTCACCTTGTCCGATAAAGAATTGTTTTTGGCTTAAGATAAGTGTGTCGTTAACAACTTCCGCTGTCAATACTGGGTAACCCGGTTGGTTAACCCATGAGTGCATAAATTCACCCACATTTTTACCTGAAGTGCTTGAGAGTGCATCCCAAAGATCATCACCTACGGTGTTGCCGTATTGGTGAGTTTCAAAGTATTTGCGCAGACCTGCTGAAAAGTCTTCATCTCCCAACCATTTACGGAGCATAACCATTAAGCGTGAGCCTTTAGCATAAACGATGGCCGCATCAAAAAGTGTACCAATCTCATCAGGATGGTTAACATCAACGTGTACAGATTGAACCCCATCAGTTGCATCTCGGTCCAAAGCAAGACTGGCTTCCTTAACTGAGAAGCTTTCCCAGACTTTCCAATCTGGTTCGATAGCATCAATAGCCACATATTCCATGTTGTTCGCAAATGACTC
This window encodes:
- a CDS encoding M1 family metallopeptidase, translating into MAVKRLIETFVPENYKIFLDIDRKSKTFKGQVAIKGEAKADTIYFHQKDLNITKVSAFSVEADFTLDNANEEIAVKVGNTGTVTVAFEYEGKITDNMMGIYPSYYEVNGEKKMLIGTQFESHFARQAFPSIDEPEAKATFDLSVKFDEEPGDIIIANMPELLNIGGIHVFERTVRMSSYLLAFVFGDMQYKKGRTKSGVEVGTFSTKAHSEAVLDFPLDIAIRSIEFYEDYYKTPYPLPHSWHVALPDFSAGAMENWGCITYREVCMLVDPENATVASKQYVATVIAHELAHQWFGDLVTMRWWDDLWLNESFANNMEYVAIDAIEPDWKVWESFSVKEASLALDRDATDGVQSVHVDVNHPDEIGTLFDAAIVYAKGSRLMVMLRKWLGDEDFSAGLRKYFETHQYGNTVGDDLWDALSSTSGKNVGEFMHSWVNQPGYPVLTAEVVNDTLILSQKQFFIGQGEDKGRLWQIPLNSNWTGLPDTLTTEKIEIPGYAALKAENAGQPLFLNEAHAAHYIIDYKGELLENLLDNLANLEDITKFQILQDRKYLAKGEVISYADVVKILPAFANEESYIVNQALNQIFGELDIFIDDESETEKSYKSLVGKVFAKNYARLGWEKKAGESAGDETLRGTVLSRTLYSENAEAVAKASEIFAAHKENVATIPADIRPIVLNNEIKATNSAELAESYMDTYVKTSLQELKRELAAAVANIRDEAVIQSILEDFKNADVVKPQDIAFSWFYLLAKDFAQDAAWTWERDNWDWIAEKLGGDMSYDKFVIYPGNVFKTSEKFEEYKAFFEPKLSNPGLKRSIEMAIKQIDARVSLISNQKAAVEAAIADVEKEL
- a CDS encoding folate family ECF transporter S component, with amino-acid sequence MKRFTVKLSLIQLVFLAILLALSIILRSFTFGSSFWKLSPGFVADGLIGFFVGPLWAGLALGLGDIFGVLFRGSISSPGMTITAVGVGIIYGYAFYNKKINITRSKDWLYILAIVSLIMFFQTLLLNTFWLSLMYQTPFKVLLATRIPLLIQIPIRTVILMLVFDNIQRIPQIMRSLKK
- a CDS encoding MFS transporter — protein: MHTINKHALSFGLISVFLTGLGFTIINPVIPFLLTPYTTSSTQPLMVTLLTSVYALCTFFAAPALGSLSDRFGRKPILLFCLLGSTLGYLMFGMAGALWLFFLGRIIDGISGGNIATLFAYFADITSAESRTKIFGWMSAVVGIGTLLGPTFGGLLSHFGYRTPFFFAALISLINFIYGYFFMPESLPEENRLTQLEIRQLNPFSQIMSLFQLQKLSRLLIAGILLWIPNGALQAIMSQFSLDSFAWQPVLIGLVFSIMGLQDILTQSFIMPYLIKRLSDFRIILLAIISELLGYIFIAISALSLNPLFFILGIFIYGFGDSLFSPTFNGYLSKAVSEQHQGKIQGGSQALQALTRIIGPLIGGQFYSLFGPSSPAFMGAFLLTFSLFILKKKSRQK